A genomic segment from Acidimicrobiales bacterium encodes:
- a CDS encoding ferritin-like domain-containing protein: MSVDDRGLRELISESQDLQSDALREARANAPAVQELGASRRGRKPDLDKTRQVNSERRRLLRNGGFGVSALAARGLLGSAFGAAVLNIVARPAGAQEDVDVMTLQTAASLENLAVATYEAALTLPFIKNGNEVVKAFAMTTMEQHAEHGASFNAQAEDLGGQRQTEANPKYAPIVEDATPGLNSPLKVVDLAATLEEVATDTYLANLSLVQDAETRTLFGSVMGVESQHLAVLRAVKALLEADAADLIALPPDIAAYPAAAGSVAFPQPFEEPDMASPPEEGAVR, from the coding sequence ATGAGTGTCGATGACCGAGGGCTTCGAGAGCTGATCTCGGAGTCCCAGGACCTGCAGAGCGATGCACTGCGAGAGGCCAGGGCGAACGCCCCAGCGGTGCAGGAGCTCGGCGCGTCCCGACGTGGGCGGAAGCCGGATCTGGACAAGACGAGGCAGGTCAACAGCGAGCGACGCCGCCTGCTGCGCAACGGCGGCTTCGGCGTGAGCGCCCTGGCCGCCCGCGGCCTGCTCGGCTCGGCCTTCGGTGCTGCGGTGTTGAACATCGTGGCCCGCCCGGCCGGGGCCCAGGAGGACGTCGACGTGATGACGCTCCAGACGGCGGCTTCGCTGGAGAACCTCGCCGTGGCGACCTACGAGGCCGCGCTGACCCTGCCGTTCATCAAGAACGGCAACGAGGTGGTCAAGGCCTTCGCCATGACCACCATGGAGCAGCACGCCGAGCACGGTGCCTCGTTCAACGCCCAGGCCGAGGACCTGGGCGGCCAGCGTCAGACGGAGGCGAACCCCAAGTACGCCCCCATCGTCGAGGACGCGACCCCCGGCCTGAACTCCCCGCTGAAGGTCGTCGATCTGGCGGCCACCCTCGAGGAGGTGGCCACGGACACGTACCTCGCCAACCTGTCGCTCGTCCAGGATGCGGAGACCCGCACCCTGTTCGGCAGCGTCATGGGCGTGGAGTCGCAGCACCTCGCCGTCCTGCGTGCCGTCAAGGCGCTCCTGGAGGCCGACGCGGCCGACCTGATCGCCCTGCCGCCCGACATCGCCGCCTACCCGGCAGCGGCCGGCAGCGTGGCCTTCCCACAGCCGTTCGAAGAGCCAGACATGGCCAGCCCGCCCGAGGAGGGTGCCGTCCGATGA
- a CDS encoding ferritin-like domain-containing protein, which translates to MTIDTQGSNPVSAAPTSSGLSRRKFLAVSGMTAGVAVLAVACGSDDDSGSGAAGTTATTAAGGNTTTTAGGGGGDLAIAAGAAGLEVLAVNTYGAALDAATAGDLGEVPPAVAEFATKAKNQHQAALDAWNGVLADNGEAEVSDPPADLETTVNDAFAEVTDVIGVAELALMLEGIAADTYLDAQSMLEGSDAKALAGSIQVIDRQHIAILNYVLGEYPVPDTFQNTDQSVLSG; encoded by the coding sequence ATGACCATCGATACCCAAGGATCCAATCCCGTGTCGGCGGCTCCCACGTCGAGTGGGCTCAGCCGGCGCAAGTTCCTGGCGGTCAGCGGCATGACCGCCGGCGTCGCGGTCCTCGCGGTCGCCTGCGGCAGCGATGACGACAGCGGCTCCGGCGCAGCCGGGACCACCGCGACCACGGCTGCTGGTGGCAACACCACGACGACCGCGGGCGGCGGCGGGGGCGACCTCGCCATCGCCGCCGGTGCGGCCGGGCTCGAGGTCCTCGCCGTCAACACCTATGGGGCGGCGCTCGACGCCGCCACCGCCGGTGACCTCGGCGAAGTGCCGCCCGCCGTGGCGGAGTTCGCGACCAAGGCCAAGAACCAGCACCAGGCCGCGCTCGACGCGTGGAACGGTGTGCTCGCCGACAACGGCGAGGCCGAGGTCAGCGATCCCCCGGCCGACCTCGAGACCACGGTGAACGATGCGTTCGCCGAGGTCACCGACGTCATCGGTGTCGCGGAACTGGCGCTGATGCTCGAGGGCATCGCGGCGGACACGTACCTGGACGCCCAGTCCATGCTGGAAGGCAGCGATGCCAAGGCGCTGGCGGGTTCCATCCAGGTGATCGACCGCCAGCACATCGCCATCCTCAACTACGTCCTGGGCGAGTACCCCGTCCCGGACACGTTCCAGAACACCGACCAGTCGGTCCTCTCCGGCTGA
- the tatC gene encoding twin-arginine translocase subunit TatC translates to MTATATGPPSEAPVDEAPHMTLFEHLTELRNRLFKAVLAVVLGGAVGWLFYNQILDFLVQPYCEVQGGDCALFVTDPLEGFRTRLQIAGYGGVFLAMPVILWQVWRFVTPGLHDHEKRYAVPFVGSALTLFAMGAALAFVTLPKALDFLISIGGSELQEIYSPAKYLSLITYMMLAFGVGFEFPVFLVFLQMVGIVSPEKLAGARRWAIVVIFVAVAVLTPSGDPYSQFVLSIPMVLFYEISILIGRALRRRRLAAAEA, encoded by the coding sequence GTGACCGCCACCGCGACGGGACCTCCGTCAGAGGCGCCGGTCGACGAGGCACCCCACATGACGCTGTTCGAGCACCTGACCGAGCTGCGCAACCGGCTGTTCAAGGCCGTGCTGGCCGTGGTGCTCGGAGGGGCGGTCGGCTGGCTCTTCTACAACCAGATCCTCGACTTCCTCGTCCAGCCCTACTGCGAGGTCCAGGGCGGGGACTGTGCCCTGTTCGTCACCGATCCGCTCGAGGGCTTCCGCACCCGCTTGCAGATCGCCGGGTACGGCGGCGTGTTCCTGGCCATGCCCGTGATCTTGTGGCAGGTCTGGCGCTTCGTCACGCCGGGACTGCACGACCACGAGAAGCGCTACGCCGTACCGTTCGTGGGCTCGGCGTTGACGCTGTTCGCCATGGGTGCCGCGCTGGCGTTCGTGACGCTGCCGAAGGCCCTCGACTTCCTGATCAGCATCGGCGGCAGCGAGTTGCAGGAGATCTACTCGCCCGCGAAGTACCTCAGCCTCATCACCTACATGATGCTGGCGTTCGGCGTGGGCTTCGAGTTTCCCGTCTTCCTGGTGTTCCTCCAGATGGTGGGCATCGTCTCGCCCGAGAAGCTGGCCGGTGCGCGGCGCTGGGCCATCGTCGTCATCTTCGTGGCGGTGGCGGTGCTGACCCCGAGCGGCGACCCCTACAGCCAGTTCGTGCTGTCCATCCCGATGGTCCTCTTCTACGAGATCTCGATCCTGATCGGTCGCGCCCTGCGCCGTCGCCGGCTGGCGGCCGCTGAGGCATGA
- a CDS encoding twin-arginine translocase TatA/TatE family subunit codes for MNLGAPELLIVLAVVMLLFGARKVPDLARSLGQAQREFKAGSNDAAAPKPVPASPDPVVVPADPTITPEAPADR; via the coding sequence ATGAACCTCGGTGCCCCCGAGCTCCTCATCGTCCTCGCCGTCGTCATGCTCCTCTTCGGCGCCCGCAAGGTCCCCGACCTCGCCCGCTCCCTCGGCCAGGCCCAGCGCGAGTTCAAGGCCGGCAGCAACGACGCCGCCGCCCCCAAGCCCGTTCCCGCGTCCCCCGACCCCGTCGTCGTGCCCGCCGACCCCACCATCACCCCCGAGGCCCCCGCCGACCGCTAG
- the tatB gene encoding twin-arginine translocase subunit TatB yields the protein MFNIGGAELLVILLVALLVLGPDKLPQAARQVGHFVGEFQRVAGGFRQEIQSALVVEDAKAGRVGKEDNAGRPSTPRSSMPTADGPGVDSAGEPPAEQVAP from the coding sequence GTGTTCAACATCGGTGGGGCCGAGCTCTTGGTGATCCTGCTCGTGGCGCTGCTCGTCCTCGGGCCGGACAAGCTGCCCCAGGCCGCCCGTCAGGTGGGCCACTTCGTCGGAGAGTTCCAGCGGGTCGCCGGCGGTTTCCGCCAGGAGATCCAATCGGCGCTCGTCGTCGAGGACGCCAAGGCAGGACGGGTGGGCAAGGAGGACAACGCCGGCCGCCCGTCGACGCCGCGATCCTCGATGCCGACCGCTGACGGTCCTGGTGTCGACTCGGCGGGTGAGCCACCGGCCGAGCAGGTGGCGCCGTGA